A single genomic interval of Calditrichota bacterium harbors:
- a CDS encoding AbrB/MazE/SpoVT family DNA-binding domain-containing protein, whose protein sequence is MKVQLRSRRQITLPEEAVSELGINEGDEFIVKVEGDSLRLLPVVTIPRDEAYLFTPEWQRALQTAEKELREGEYETFASVDDLLKDLND, encoded by the coding sequence ATGAAAGTTCAACTACGTTCGAGACGCCAGATCACGCTTCCGGAAGAGGCGGTCAGCGAGTTGGGAATCAATGAGGGGGATGAGTTCATCGTGAAAGTCGAGGGCGATTCGCTGCGCCTGCTGCCGGTCGTTACCATTCCTCGGGATGAAGCCTATCTCTTCACACCGGAATGGCAGAGGGCGCTTCAAACCGCCGAGAAGGAACTGCGCGAGGGCGAATACGAGACCTTCGCGAGCGTCGATGACCTGCTGAAGGACCTGAACGACTGA
- a CDS encoding benzoyl-CoA reductase, giving the protein MFSQFKSWYEERHAYAKGWKARTGGKVMGCFCSYAPEEILVAANWLPARVLGGHQPQDVAEKYMFGMYCPFSRDVLAQGLKGRYDYLDGILLTQSCIHLRQSFNSWQMHVPVPFNYYIYMPQKVQTPHAVPYHRSELAKFRAALEAYDGTTLSEDDLNRGIAVVNENRRLMREVYEFRKGDSPKVTGTEAMWMTTSSMWVDKEEHSAELRRVLKELPNRSLTRQTGAKLMIIGSENDDIPFIEMVEKVGATVVMDEHCTGTRYFWNQCEVPPLQSPPLSGGEVREDKSPPLSGREVREDKSPPLSGREVREDKSPPLSGGDEKGGRDLMTAIAQRYIDRPTCPVKDWEDRTRFEHILRLAREWEVQGAIIIQQKFCDPHECDMVPLRAFLNEHDIPNLMLEFDATTPLGPFRIRVEAFLEMIGQEELF; this is encoded by the coding sequence GTGTTTTCTCAATTCAAATCCTGGTATGAAGAACGGCACGCTTACGCTAAAGGGTGGAAGGCGCGCACCGGCGGCAAAGTGATGGGCTGCTTTTGCAGTTATGCCCCCGAGGAAATCCTCGTCGCGGCGAACTGGCTCCCGGCGCGCGTGTTAGGCGGTCACCAGCCCCAGGACGTCGCCGAAAAATATATGTTCGGGATGTATTGTCCCTTTTCCCGCGACGTCCTGGCGCAAGGGCTTAAAGGGCGCTACGACTATCTCGACGGCATCCTGCTGACGCAAAGTTGCATTCACCTGCGGCAGTCGTTCAACTCATGGCAGATGCACGTTCCGGTGCCGTTCAATTACTACATCTATATGCCGCAGAAGGTTCAGACGCCTCATGCAGTGCCCTATCACCGGAGCGAACTGGCGAAGTTTCGCGCGGCTCTGGAGGCCTACGACGGGACAACGCTAAGTGAAGACGACCTGAACCGCGGCATCGCCGTCGTCAACGAGAACCGCCGCTTGATGCGCGAAGTCTATGAGTTTCGCAAAGGCGACAGCCCCAAGGTGACCGGCACCGAAGCGATGTGGATGACCACCTCGAGCATGTGGGTTGATAAGGAGGAACATTCCGCCGAACTGCGGCGGGTGCTGAAGGAACTGCCCAACCGAAGCCTTACCCGCCAGACCGGGGCGAAATTGATGATCATCGGCTCGGAGAACGACGACATCCCGTTCATCGAGATGGTCGAAAAGGTCGGCGCGACGGTGGTGATGGACGAACACTGCACCGGGACGCGGTATTTTTGGAATCAATGTGAGGTTCCCCCCCTTCAATCCCCCCCGCTCAGCGGGGGGGAAGTGCGCGAGGATAAATCCCCCCCGCTTAGCGGGAGGGAAGTGCGCGAGGATAAATCCCCTCCGCTTAGCGGGAGGGAAGTGCGCGAGGATAAATCCCCCCCGCTTAGCGGGGGGGACGAGAAGGGGGGGCGCGACCTGATGACCGCGATCGCCCAGCGCTACATCGACCGCCCGACCTGCCCGGTGAAAGACTGGGAGGATCGCACCCGCTTCGAGCATATCCTGCGTCTGGCGCGGGAGTGGGAGGTGCAAGGCGCCATCATCATCCAGCAGAAGTTCTGCGACCCGCACGAGTGCGACATGGTGCCGCTAAGAGCCTTCCTGAACGAGCACGACATCCCGAACCTGATGCTCGAGTTCGACGCTACCACGCCGCTGGGGCCGTTTAGGATCAGGGTAGAAGCGTTCTTGGAGATGATCGGGCAGGAGGAGTTGTTTTGA
- a CDS encoding beta-ketoacyl-ACP reductase — protein sequence MGILKGKTAIVTGGSLGIGASVALKLASDGADVALNYRKHADEAEAVAEQIRTMGRRALVIQADTSSFADAEAMVARVKAEWGRVDILVCNAGITRDAVLWKMTEEQWDAVIGTNLKGYFNYVRAAAPVMREQKYGRIVCVTSINGLRGKFGQSNYAASKAGIHGLVKSAAKELGRSGVTVNAVAPGMILTDMMAALPEEVKQKAVDETAVGRLGEPDDIAHVVSFFCSDFAKHVTGEIIKVDGGQYI from the coding sequence ATGGGCATTCTGAAAGGGAAAACCGCCATTGTCACCGGCGGGTCGTTAGGGATCGGCGCCTCAGTCGCCCTCAAACTCGCCTCCGACGGCGCCGATGTGGCGCTCAACTACCGCAAGCATGCGGACGAAGCCGAAGCTGTCGCCGAACAGATCCGCACCATGGGCCGCCGGGCGCTGGTGATCCAGGCCGACACATCGTCCTTTGCCGATGCCGAAGCGATGGTCGCTCGCGTCAAGGCGGAATGGGGCCGGGTGGACATCCTCGTCTGTAACGCGGGGATCACCAGAGACGCGGTGCTCTGGAAGATGACCGAAGAGCAGTGGGACGCGGTGATCGGGACGAACCTGAAGGGCTATTTCAATTACGTCCGCGCGGCTGCGCCGGTGATGCGCGAGCAGAAGTACGGGCGGATCGTCTGCGTCACCTCGATCAATGGGCTGCGCGGCAAGTTCGGCCAGTCGAACTACGCGGCCTCCAAAGCCGGCATCCACGGGCTGGTGAAGAGCGCCGCCAAGGAATTAGGGCGGTCGGGCGTCACCGTCAACGCCGTCGCGCCGGGGATGATCCTGACCGATATGATGGCTGCGCTGCCGGAGGAGGTCAAGCAGAAGGCGGTGGACGAGACGGCGGTGGGCAGATTGGGGGAGCCGGACGACATCGCGCATGTGGTCAGTTTCTTCTGCAGTGACTTCGCAAAGCATGTGACGGGGGAGATTATCAAGGTGGATGGGGGGCAGTATATCTGA
- a CDS encoding DUF2889 domain-containing protein: protein MEIYERNINAAVRRDGDDHIVTKASLLDLNHNMRVEIRVCIANRTVVAAEAQMVKAPFGICDQTAAFARNLTGLRIERGVTRKVAEVMGRSSGCTHLYELAIEAVRLSSNVLLGFETGDREWRERRLTDEEFIERAKGFLANSCLPFRIEN from the coding sequence ATGGAAATCTACGAACGCAATATAAACGCTGCGGTCCGGCGCGACGGAGACGATCATATCGTCACCAAAGCCTCGCTGCTTGACCTGAACCACAACATGCGAGTCGAAATCCGCGTCTGCATCGCCAACCGGACGGTCGTCGCAGCCGAGGCGCAAATGGTGAAAGCCCCCTTTGGCATCTGCGACCAGACCGCCGCCTTTGCCCGCAATTTGACCGGACTCAGGATCGAGCGGGGCGTAACGCGCAAAGTCGCCGAAGTGATGGGTCGGTCGTCGGGCTGCACCCACCTTTACGAACTGGCCATCGAAGCCGTGCGCCTATCATCGAATGTGCTGTTAGGCTTCGAAACCGGCGACCGCGAATGGCGTGAACGGCGCTTGACAGACGAGGAGTTCATCGAGCGGGCGAAGGGATTCCTGGCCAACTCTTGCCTGCCGTTTAGAATTGAAAACTAA
- a CDS encoding enoyl-CoA hydratase/isomerase family protein codes for MDSHYIKIDPDDHRLDIILSHPPVNILTGAVMKEMIRVLQDASSDPHLRAVVIRSEGKAWSAGADVSEHLPGQFEPMLDTFGELCELVRTYPVPTVAAVDGLCLGGGCELALMCDFVLASERAKFGQPEIKVGVFPPAACAHFAMKMGWQNAMEVILTGDVFSAEDAAKMKLATKVFPVDRFSDEVDRFVDRIICNSGVVLRVAKRAALEGMRLSPEMAAQESDRIYRQELMTMADAVEGLNAFMEKREPNWKDN; via the coding sequence ATGGATTCCCATTATATCAAGATCGATCCGGACGACCACCGCCTCGACATCATTCTCTCCCATCCACCCGTCAACATTCTGACTGGCGCGGTGATGAAGGAGATGATCCGAGTTTTGCAGGACGCCTCCTCCGATCCCCACCTGCGAGCCGTCGTCATTCGGTCTGAGGGGAAAGCCTGGTCGGCCGGGGCGGACGTGAGTGAACACCTGCCCGGGCAGTTTGAACCCATGCTCGACACCTTCGGCGAATTGTGCGAACTGGTGCGCACCTATCCGGTGCCAACCGTTGCTGCGGTGGACGGGCTCTGCCTTGGCGGCGGCTGTGAACTGGCGCTAATGTGCGATTTTGTACTGGCGTCGGAGCGCGCCAAGTTCGGTCAGCCGGAGATCAAAGTCGGTGTCTTCCCTCCCGCGGCTTGTGCCCATTTCGCGATGAAGATGGGCTGGCAGAACGCGATGGAGGTGATCCTGACCGGGGATGTCTTCAGTGCAGAAGACGCAGCAAAAATGAAATTGGCAACGAAGGTGTTTCCGGTGGATCGTTTTTCGGACGAAGTGGACCGATTCGTTGACCGGATCATTTGCAACAGTGGAGTTGTCCTTCGAGTGGCAAAGAGAGCGGCGCTCGAAGGGATGCGCCTTTCGCCCGAAATGGCGGCACAGGAATCGGATCGCATCTATCGGCAGGAACTGATGACGATGGCGGACGCGGTCGAGGGGCTAAACGCCTTTATGGAAAAGCGCGAACCAAACTGGAAAGACAACTAA
- a CDS encoding thiolase family protein, with product MSNILALSACRTPMGSFGGTLKDMASYDIGAVAVKAAVERAGLTPEQIDDVILGSCRQAGNGPNPARTASVRGGIPTSVPVITLNMACPSGMRAIQFAANEIASGMASTVLVGGFDSMSTIPYLLKGARWAGFKMGDRKLEDGWSDATDPLIGQGMGATAENLFDKWQIPRRDQDEYAAASHIKAHTAWENGWFDEEVVPITFPPDKKTGESVVFAKDETIRFPVDAEKMGKLPPVFRKDGTVTAGNACGMSDGACGLVLTSSERASELGAKPLFSVVEMAFTATEPATMGEGPGIAIPAVLKKAGMTLSDIDLIEVNEAFAIQVLVNEKMVGWDRDKLNIHGGAIALGHPTGISGARIAVTLYHALKRLNKEIGLASICGGGGVTGAMIIKREN from the coding sequence ATGAGTAACATCCTCGCCCTATCCGCTTGCCGGACTCCGATGGGGTCGTTCGGCGGGACGCTGAAGGATATGGCATCCTACGACATCGGAGCCGTGGCTGTGAAGGCCGCCGTCGAGCGCGCCGGACTGACGCCGGAGCAGATCGACGACGTGATCCTTGGCTCGTGCCGTCAAGCCGGCAATGGGCCTAATCCGGCTCGCACGGCATCCGTCCGGGGCGGCATCCCGACCTCGGTGCCGGTCATCACCCTCAATATGGCATGCCCGTCGGGGATGCGAGCCATCCAGTTCGCGGCTAATGAAATCGCCTCCGGGATGGCTTCCACGGTGCTGGTCGGCGGCTTCGACTCGATGAGCACCATCCCCTATCTCCTTAAGGGAGCGCGCTGGGCTGGGTTCAAGATGGGCGACCGCAAACTGGAAGACGGCTGGTCCGACGCCACCGACCCGCTCATCGGGCAGGGCATGGGCGCCACCGCTGAAAACCTCTTCGACAAGTGGCAGATCCCCCGCCGCGACCAGGATGAGTACGCGGCAGCCTCGCACATCAAGGCGCATACCGCGTGGGAGAACGGCTGGTTCGACGAGGAGGTTGTCCCCATCACCTTCCCGCCCGACAAGAAGACCGGTGAGTCGGTGGTCTTCGCCAAAGACGAGACGATCCGCTTCCCTGTGGATGCCGAGAAGATGGGGAAACTGCCGCCGGTTTTCCGTAAGGACGGGACGGTAACAGCGGGCAATGCCTGCGGGATGTCGGACGGGGCTTGCGGGTTGGTGCTGACGTCATCAGAACGCGCTTCGGAACTGGGCGCCAAACCGCTCTTTTCGGTGGTCGAGATGGCATTCACCGCCACCGAACCGGCAACTATGGGCGAAGGTCCCGGCATCGCTATCCCTGCGGTGCTGAAGAAAGCCGGGATGACCCTTTCCGACATCGACCTGATCGAAGTCAACGAAGCCTTCGCCATTCAGGTGCTGGTGAACGAAAAGATGGTCGGCTGGGACCGGGATAAACTGAACATCCACGGCGGAGCCATCGCGTTAGGGCATCCGACCGGCATCTCGGGCGCGCGGATCGCGGTGACGCTCTATCATGCGCTGAAGCGGCTGAATAAGGAGATCGGGCTGGCTTCAATCTGCGGCGGAGGAGGTGTGACCGGGGCAATGATCATCAAGAGGGAAAACTAA
- a CDS encoding endonuclease domain-containing protein codes for MRAIPKRLPKTKPHSVNFARSLRRKMTDAERRLWARLRSGRISAKFRRQEPIGSYIVDFACIERGLVIELDGSLHYTDEGKKRDEVRDAYLRSLGFMVLRFSDRDVMNNIEGVCQAILEQVQWKNEEKEESGK; via the coding sequence ATGAGAGCAATCCCAAAGCGCTTGCCTAAAACTAAGCCTCATTCCGTCAATTTCGCCCGCAGCCTACGCCGTAAGATGACTGACGCCGAGCGGCGGCTGTGGGCAAGGCTGCGGTCAGGGCGAATAAGCGCCAAATTCCGGCGTCAGGAGCCTATCGGATCTTACATCGTGGACTTTGCTTGCATAGAAAGAGGATTGGTCATAGAACTTGACGGCTCGCTGCATTACACCGATGAAGGCAAGAAGAGGGATGAAGTTCGGGACGCCTACCTGCGGTCGTTGGGATTCATGGTGTTGAGGTTCTCAGATCGGGATGTGATGAACAATATCGAGGGGGTATGTCAGGCGATCCTTGAGCAAGTTCAATGGAAAAACGAAGAAAAGGAAGAGTCAGGAAAATGA